The bacterium genome has a window encoding:
- a CDS encoding aldolase/citrate lyase family protein, whose amino-acid sequence MVPNETKKKCLSGEITLGAGVRLARTADIGMAMKACGFDWLFIDTEHSTLDLDQASLISISALGQGISPIVRVPGLDGHSISRTLDGGAQGIVLPHVNSAEEARAFVEQGLFPPVGKRSSGGLPPQTQYEGARGPEMLEALNRETLLVAMIETPEAGDAAGAIAAIEGIDVLLIGTNDLCLGMGIPGKFEDAQVNRVYDQVISACKKHGKTPGMGGVYVPEIIGRRLAQGMKFILCGNDHGFMMSGGKAQTETIRSLQP is encoded by the coding sequence GTGGTGCCCAACGAGACCAAGAAAAAGTGCTTAAGCGGAGAGATCACCCTCGGCGCGGGGGTGCGCCTCGCCCGCACGGCGGACATCGGCATGGCGATGAAGGCCTGCGGCTTCGACTGGCTCTTCATCGACACCGAGCACAGCACGCTCGATCTCGATCAGGCTTCGCTGATCTCCATCTCGGCCCTCGGCCAGGGGATCAGCCCCATCGTCCGCGTGCCGGGCCTCGATGGACACTCGATCTCGCGGACCCTCGACGGCGGCGCCCAGGGCATCGTCCTCCCTCACGTCAACAGTGCAGAAGAAGCCCGCGCCTTCGTGGAGCAGGGCCTCTTCCCCCCCGTGGGAAAGCGCAGCTCGGGCGGCCTCCCGCCCCAGACCCAGTATGAAGGGGCGCGCGGCCCCGAGATGCTCGAGGCCCTGAACCGCGAGACACTTCTCGTCGCCATGATCGAAACCCCCGAGGCGGGCGATGCGGCCGGCGCCATCGCGGCGATCGAGGGCATTGACGTGCTCCTCATCGGAACGAACGATCTGTGCCTCGGCATGGGAATTCCCGGAAAATTTGAGGATGCGCAGGTGAACCGCGTCTACGATCAGGTCATCAGCGCCTGCAAGAAACACGGCAAGACGCCCGGCATGGGCGGCGTCTACGTCCCCGAGATCATCGGCCGGCGGCTCGCCCAAGGGATGAAGTTCATCCTCTGCGGGAACGACCACGGCTTCATGATGTCGGGCGGCAAGGCGCAGACCGAAACCATTCGCAGCTTACAACCTTAG
- a CDS encoding fumarylacetoacetate hydrolase family protein, which yields MKLLTYQAEGAPRVAVLTDAGVEDVIPETGDACAVIAAGGTPKTSGSAKPLDSVKLLAPIAQLKRPVIAVGLNYKKHADEGARKRGRPVGVYPEIPVYFCKWPGSHNGPDGSLIYHNETKELDYECELVIVIGKGGTNIPLDRAMDHVYGYTIMNEVSARDVQVKHGQWFKGKALDTFGPLGPWIVTKDETGDGNNLAVTSRVNGEARQKSSTNDMIFDIATVVSVLSQGFSLKPGDLIATGTPEGVGFAMDPPGLLKVGDVVECEIENIGVLRNRVVAP from the coding sequence ATGAAACTTCTCACTTACCAGGCAGAGGGCGCCCCCCGCGTTGCCGTCCTGACGGATGCGGGCGTGGAGGACGTGATCCCCGAAACGGGCGACGCCTGCGCGGTTATCGCCGCGGGCGGTACCCCCAAAACCAGCGGCAGCGCGAAACCGCTCGATTCGGTCAAGCTCCTCGCTCCCATTGCCCAGCTCAAGCGGCCCGTCATCGCGGTCGGCCTCAACTACAAGAAACACGCCGACGAGGGCGCCAGAAAGCGCGGCCGCCCGGTCGGGGTGTATCCGGAAATCCCCGTTTACTTCTGCAAGTGGCCGGGCTCGCACAACGGCCCGGACGGCAGCCTCATCTACCACAACGAGACGAAGGAGCTCGACTACGAGTGCGAACTCGTCATCGTCATCGGTAAAGGGGGAACCAACATTCCCCTGGACAGGGCCATGGACCATGTCTACGGCTACACCATCATGAACGAGGTCTCGGCCCGGGACGTGCAGGTGAAGCACGGCCAGTGGTTCAAGGGCAAGGCGCTCGACACGTTCGGCCCCCTCGGCCCCTGGATCGTCACCAAGGATGAGACCGGTGACGGGAACAACCTGGCCGTCACCAGCCGGGTCAACGGCGAGGCGCGTCAGAAGTCGAGCACCAACGACATGATCTTCGACATCGCGACGGTCGTCTCGGTCCTCTCGCAGGGCTTCTCCCTCAAGCCGGGCGATCTCATCGCCACCGGCACCCCCGAGGGCGTCGGCTTCGCCATGGACCCGCCGGGCCTGCTGAAGGTGGGTGATGTGGTCGAATGCGAGATCGAGAACATCGGCGTGCTGCGCAACCGGGTGGTCGCGCCCTAG
- a CDS encoding DCC1-like thiol-disulfide oxidoreductase family protein produces MKISAPPPDKAFLLWDGACGFCRWCVRWVEARDLSGAIHALPYQESPSPPMTDALRTACAKAVHLLLPGGEMRSAGRAVLGTLSLLGWRKTAATLSLPPLVWMVEALYRLAAKNRSLLGRFFSAREEDSSVS; encoded by the coding sequence TTGAAAATCTCTGCACCGCCTCCCGACAAGGCGTTTCTCCTCTGGGATGGCGCGTGCGGCTTCTGCAGATGGTGCGTCAGGTGGGTCGAGGCACGGGACCTCTCGGGCGCGATACACGCCCTGCCCTACCAGGAGTCTCCCTCTCCCCCGATGACGGATGCCCTCCGGACCGCCTGCGCGAAGGCGGTGCACCTTCTTCTTCCCGGGGGCGAGATGCGCTCGGCCGGAAGGGCGGTACTGGGCACGCTCTCGCTCCTCGGCTGGCGCAAGACGGCGGCTACGCTCTCCCTTCCGCCCCTCGTGTGGATGGTGGAGGCGCTCTATCGGCTCGCCGCGAAGAACCGATCGCTCCTCGGCCGTTTCTTCTCCGCGCGAGAAGAAGACTCTTCCGTGTCCTGA
- a CDS encoding TIGR04053 family radical SAM/SPASM domain-containing protein gives MTPPIATSPARKPDFAAMDFDRSPFLVIWEVTQACSLACRHCRAEACPGRHIGELTTAEGKVLLEETRKFGPVLFVITGGDPLERPDIFELIRHGAGIGLRMTMTPAGTAMMTRERVAQMKEAGLVRLAVSLDGHDRESHDSFRGVDGSFEWTMNSVRYAREIGLEVQINTTVTHFNRNHIEDIARLLAAEDIALWSVFFLVPVGRGMQHDMISPKDHEEVFHQLVDLAREMPYDIKTTAAQHYRRVLMQRTALERMQNGNGNGAARPLGAPGFTAVPGRAAKGVNDGQGFVFISHRGAIMPSGFLPIPAGNVKTQSLIEIYRDSEIFRALRNPAGFKGKCGYCDFNDVCGGSRSRDWAAGGDYLGSEISCTYRPPRPGGKRSASNTYRGPEAEAGNLTREEVLAALRG, from the coding sequence ATGACCCCGCCCATCGCCACCTCTCCCGCCCGCAAGCCCGATTTCGCGGCGATGGACTTTGATCGCTCTCCCTTTCTCGTCATCTGGGAGGTGACGCAGGCCTGCTCGCTCGCCTGCCGCCACTGCCGCGCCGAGGCGTGCCCCGGCCGGCACATCGGGGAGTTGACCACCGCGGAGGGAAAGGTCCTCCTCGAAGAGACACGGAAATTCGGCCCGGTCCTCTTCGTCATCACGGGCGGGGACCCGCTCGAGCGGCCCGATATCTTCGAGTTGATCCGCCACGGCGCCGGCATCGGCCTGCGCATGACGATGACCCCGGCCGGAACCGCCATGATGACGCGCGAGCGCGTCGCCCAGATGAAGGAGGCCGGCCTCGTCCGCCTCGCCGTCAGCCTCGATGGCCACGACCGCGAGAGCCACGACAGCTTCCGCGGGGTGGACGGCAGCTTCGAGTGGACGATGAACTCCGTGCGCTACGCCCGCGAAATCGGCCTCGAGGTGCAGATCAACACCACCGTCACCCACTTCAACCGCAATCACATCGAGGACATCGCCAGGCTGCTCGCGGCGGAGGACATCGCCCTGTGGAGCGTCTTCTTCCTCGTTCCGGTGGGCCGGGGGATGCAGCACGACATGATCAGCCCCAAGGATCATGAGGAGGTTTTTCACCAGCTCGTCGATCTCGCGCGCGAGATGCCCTACGACATCAAGACCACCGCCGCCCAGCACTACCGCCGCGTGCTGATGCAGCGCACCGCCCTTGAGCGGATGCAAAACGGCAACGGAAACGGCGCCGCCAGGCCGCTCGGTGCGCCCGGCTTCACCGCCGTCCCGGGCCGCGCCGCCAAGGGGGTGAACGACGGGCAGGGCTTCGTCTTCATCAGCCACCGGGGCGCTATCATGCCGAGCGGCTTTCTCCCCATTCCGGCGGGAAACGTGAAAACGCAGAGCCTGATCGAAATCTACCGTGATTCAGAGATTTTCCGGGCACTGCGCAATCCGGCGGGCTTCAAGGGAAAGTGCGGCTACTGCGATTTCAATGATGTATGCGGCGGCTCGCGCTCGCGGGACTGGGCGGCCGGCGGCGACTACCTGGGAAGCGAAATCTCCTGCACCTACCGGCCCCCGCGGCCGGGGGGCAAGAGAAGCGCATCGAACACCTACCGCGGCCCCGAGGCCGAAGCGGGCAACCTCACCCGCGAGGAAGTCCTGGCCGCCCTTCGCGGCTGA
- a CDS encoding 4Fe-4S dicluster domain-containing protein, producing the protein MNQERKIGRKDFFTEGPKSFLRAFFDGMRESDNRRFPPDDLNEGPLLRPPGAAPEKDFLSICTGTGDCARACPAEAILMYPRTEGEDTFALQPVIRAADSPCVVCDELACMKACPTGALTLVPRESIRMGRAEVHPDECLAILGQDEDCRFCVDRCPIGATAIRIESWEGKTGPVVKDGCVGCGVCEFHCPVYPGAIRVIPYAGL; encoded by the coding sequence ATGAACCAGGAGCGGAAAATCGGCCGGAAGGATTTTTTCACCGAGGGGCCAAAGTCTTTTCTCCGGGCCTTTTTCGATGGAATGCGCGAGTCGGACAATCGGCGCTTCCCCCCCGATGATCTCAACGAGGGCCCGCTGCTGCGCCCGCCGGGGGCGGCGCCCGAGAAGGATTTTCTCTCCATCTGCACCGGCACGGGCGACTGTGCCCGGGCCTGCCCGGCCGAGGCCATCCTCATGTATCCCCGCACCGAGGGCGAGGACACCTTCGCCCTCCAGCCCGTCATCCGGGCGGCGGACTCTCCCTGCGTCGTGTGCGATGAGCTCGCCTGCATGAAGGCCTGCCCGACCGGCGCCCTCACCCTCGTGCCCCGCGAGTCGATCCGCATGGGACGCGCCGAAGTGCACCCGGACGAGTGCCTCGCCATCCTGGGGCAGGATGAAGATTGCCGCTTCTGCGTGGATCGCTGCCCGATCGGAGCCACGGCCATCCGCATCGAGAGCTGGGAGGGGAAGACCGGCCCCGTCGTGAAGGACGGCTGCGTCGGATGCGGGGTGTGCGAGTTCCACTGCCCGGTCTATCCGGGCGCCATCCGCGTCATTCCCTACGCCGGGCTTTGA
- a CDS encoding quinolinate synthase produces the protein MRTLEDIAAGDILPARQAILLMDQVDLGPNIELPEVPAEAEPDALSPEERDQLKEEILRLKKTRNALILAHNYVIGDIQDVADAVGDSLFLARTGAESDQDVLVEPSVLFMNQILAAMKKPHQKVLAPSLDAMCSLAAHADVEKVREWKRDHPEGIVISYVNTYIEVKAESDYCCASANAAKVLLHVVEHSRPDQPILFLPDVFLGFYAAKLLEKHGHSLDRLWLMMGACHVHERIRPHHVEEQQRLHPDAATIVHPECGCTSACMRQVSSGLVPDDLLQFRSTQGMVKLVNEVHQQTIIMATEVGNLYPMSKAAPGKELIPASPEAICTFMKQNTLRNLRDALRDLKYEITVDPAMSARSKVPIERMLAIV, from the coding sequence ATGAGAACGCTTGAAGATATCGCCGCGGGCGACATCCTTCCCGCCCGGCAGGCGATCCTCCTGATGGACCAGGTGGACCTGGGACCGAATATCGAGCTCCCCGAGGTCCCGGCGGAGGCCGAGCCCGATGCGCTCTCGCCCGAGGAGCGCGATCAGCTGAAGGAGGAGATCCTGCGCCTCAAGAAAACGCGCAACGCCCTCATTCTCGCCCACAACTATGTCATTGGCGACATCCAGGACGTGGCTGACGCCGTGGGGGATTCGCTCTTCCTGGCGCGCACCGGCGCAGAATCGGATCAGGACGTGCTTGTCGAGCCGTCGGTCCTCTTCATGAACCAGATTCTCGCCGCGATGAAAAAGCCGCACCAGAAAGTGCTCGCCCCCTCGCTGGACGCCATGTGCTCCCTCGCCGCCCACGCGGACGTGGAAAAGGTCCGCGAGTGGAAGCGCGATCACCCCGAGGGCATCGTCATCAGCTACGTCAACACCTACATCGAGGTGAAGGCCGAGAGCGACTACTGTTGCGCCTCGGCCAACGCGGCCAAGGTACTGCTCCATGTGGTGGAACACTCCCGGCCCGATCAGCCGATCCTCTTCCTTCCGGACGTCTTTCTCGGCTTCTACGCCGCCAAGCTTCTCGAGAAGCACGGCCACTCGCTCGATAGGCTCTGGCTCATGATGGGCGCCTGCCATGTGCACGAGCGCATCCGCCCGCACCATGTCGAGGAGCAGCAGCGCCTCCACCCCGACGCCGCCACCATCGTGCATCCCGAGTGCGGCTGCACGAGCGCCTGCATGCGTCAGGTGTCCTCGGGTCTTGTTCCGGACGATCTGCTGCAGTTCCGCTCGACGCAGGGAATGGTCAAGCTCGTGAACGAAGTGCACCAGCAAACGATCATCATGGCCACCGAGGTGGGCAATCTTTATCCGATGTCCAAGGCGGCGCCCGGCAAGGAGCTCATCCCCGCGAGCCCCGAGGCTATTTGCACCTTCATGAAGCAGAACACGCTCCGCAACCTCCGCGACGCGCTCCGCGATCTGAAGTACGAGATAACGGTGGATCCCGCGATGAGCGCGCGCTCCAAGGTGCCCATCGAGCGGATGCTGGCCATCGTCTAG